The proteins below are encoded in one region of Holophagaceae bacterium:
- a CDS encoding DUF1501 domain-containing protein: MSNRREFLQTLAAGGAVASGLACGGGGTKQNATDNGGGPPPPPPPSAPTSPILVIVTAEGGMDLLDTLVPINGANAGAYQSHRPSLKVNPADTTDIGSNLGLNKAFAGMAALHQQGRVAWLPGIGMPNPTLSHFLAADLWSQGSAIPGGNGWLGRYADLAFQKGGDPLRGISTDGLPLAVQGADRNFVNISSPDTYRFPATRSEWGSVEDPSPLRLGFSDGFSLSGASASSGLKAALDSGHLYDQAQSLFSSLLGTSRRTPSVPYPGDANYPDATLRNDYFHLSSQLKFIAEMIAKDLPSQVFVTATGGFDTHSNHARDFPLLLNEMGASLNAFYADLASISTSKGNAQDRVVIMGWSEFGRRVRENNGGLDHGTAGLGYVIGKAVKGGLYSNYPDLGNLDDNGNLKFTTDFRSLYATLLDRWMGVSSRTVLGASYPNLGFL, translated from the coding sequence ATGTCCAACCGGCGCGAATTCCTTCAAACCCTTGCGGCGGGCGGCGCGGTCGCCTCCGGCCTCGCCTGCGGCGGGGGCGGAACCAAGCAGAACGCCACCGATAACGGCGGCGGCCCGCCACCCCCGCCGCCGCCCTCGGCGCCCACCTCGCCGATCCTGGTGATCGTCACCGCCGAAGGGGGCATGGACCTCCTGGACACGCTGGTGCCCATCAACGGCGCCAACGCGGGCGCGTACCAGAGCCACCGGCCCTCGTTGAAAGTGAACCCGGCGGACACCACCGACATCGGATCGAACCTCGGCTTGAACAAGGCCTTCGCGGGCATGGCCGCCCTGCACCAGCAGGGCCGGGTGGCCTGGCTGCCCGGCATCGGGATGCCGAACCCGACCCTGTCGCATTTCCTAGCGGCGGATCTCTGGTCCCAGGGCTCCGCCATCCCCGGAGGCAACGGCTGGCTGGGCCGCTATGCGGATCTGGCGTTCCAGAAAGGGGGCGACCCGCTGCGCGGCATCAGCACCGACGGCCTGCCCCTCGCGGTCCAGGGAGCGGACCGGAATTTCGTCAACATCTCCAGCCCCGACACCTACCGCTTCCCAGCGACCCGTTCGGAATGGGGCTCCGTGGAGGACCCAAGCCCGTTGCGCCTGGGTTTCAGCGATGGCTTTTCCTTGAGCGGGGCATCGGCCTCCTCAGGCCTGAAGGCCGCCCTGGATTCCGGCCATCTCTACGACCAGGCCCAGTCCCTGTTTTCGAGCCTGCTCGGAACCAGCCGCCGCACGCCCAGCGTGCCCTACCCTGGCGATGCGAATTATCCCGATGCGACGCTACGCAACGACTACTTCCATCTGTCCTCGCAATTGAAATTCATCGCGGAGATGATCGCCAAAGATCTGCCTTCCCAGGTCTTCGTCACGGCCACCGGAGGCTTCGACACCCACAGCAACCACGCCCGGGACTTCCCGCTCCTGCTGAACGAAATGGGCGCCTCGCTGAACGCTTTCTACGCCGATCTCGCCAGCATCAGCACCTCGAAGGGCAATGCCCAGGACCGCGTGGTCATCATGGGCTGGAGCGAGTTCGGGCGCCGCGTCCGGGAGAACAACGGCGGCCTGGACCACGGCACCGCAGGGCTGGGCTATGTCATCGGCAAGGCCGTGAAAGGCGGCCTTTATTCCAACTACCCCGATCTGGGCAACCTGGATGACAACGGGAATCTCAAATTCACGACCGATTTCAGGAGCCTCTATGCCACCTTGCTCGACAGGTGGATGGGCGTGAGCAGCCGAACCGTGCTGGGCGCGAGCTACCCGAACCTCGGCTTCCTGTGA
- the asd gene encoding aspartate-semialdehyde dehydrogenase: MTQYIKIPVTVLGATGVVGQRFVRRLANHPLFIIQHLAASERSSGKRYREACAWRLDGEPYGGLSEHILVDGDTDHAMSPIVFSALDTGPANDLEPKFAEKGALVFSNASAFRMAKEVPLLVPEVNPDHLRLIELQHRHHGWKGAILCNPNCTATVLVMALAPLHQAFGVEQVFMTSMQAVSGAGYPGVASLDILGNVVPFIRNEEEKIEEEIPKMLGHFAPEGVEMAAIAVSALCHRVPVLEGHTEAVSVKLKGSPTPAQVREVLRAWRPEPQQLGLPSAPPVPIRIHDAEDRPQVRRDVECDGGMSVHVGRIRNCPLLGIKFSLMGHNTERGAAGGSVLNAELAHAKGLL; encoded by the coding sequence ATGACCCAGTACATCAAGATTCCCGTCACTGTGCTTGGCGCCACCGGCGTGGTGGGCCAGCGCTTCGTGCGGCGCCTGGCCAACCATCCGCTCTTCATCATCCAGCACCTGGCCGCCAGCGAGCGGAGTTCAGGCAAGCGCTACCGCGAGGCCTGCGCCTGGCGGCTGGATGGGGAGCCCTATGGGGGCCTGTCGGAACACATCCTGGTGGACGGGGACACGGACCACGCCATGTCGCCCATCGTGTTCAGCGCTCTGGATACGGGACCCGCCAACGACCTGGAGCCGAAATTCGCTGAAAAAGGCGCCCTGGTCTTCTCCAATGCCTCGGCCTTCCGCATGGCCAAGGAAGTCCCCCTGCTGGTGCCGGAGGTGAATCCCGACCACCTGAGGCTGATCGAACTGCAGCACCGCCACCACGGCTGGAAGGGGGCCATCCTCTGCAATCCCAACTGCACGGCCACGGTGCTGGTCATGGCCCTCGCGCCGCTGCACCAGGCCTTCGGCGTCGAACAAGTCTTCATGACCTCCATGCAGGCGGTGAGCGGCGCGGGCTATCCCGGCGTGGCCAGCCTCGACATCCTGGGCAATGTGGTGCCCTTCATCCGCAATGAGGAAGAAAAAATCGAAGAGGAGATCCCCAAGATGCTCGGCCATTTCGCCCCGGAGGGCGTGGAAATGGCCGCCATCGCCGTGTCTGCGCTGTGCCACCGGGTGCCCGTGCTGGAGGGCCACACCGAAGCTGTGAGCGTGAAACTAAAAGGCAGCCCCACGCCCGCCCAGGTGCGCGAAGTGCTGCGCGCCTGGAGGCCCGAACCGCAGCAGCTTGGCCTGCCCTCCGCGCCCCCTGTGCCCATCCGTATCCATGATGCTGAGGACCGGCCCCAGGTGCGCCGGGATGTGGAATGCGATGGCGGCATGAGCGTGCACGTGGGCCGCATCCGGAACTGCCCGCTGCTGGGCATCAAGTTCTCCCTCATGGGCCACAACACGGAGCGGGGCGCCGCCGGCGGCAGCGTCCTCAACGCCGAATTGGCCCACGCCAAAGGCCTGCTGTGA
- a CDS encoding DUF1800 family protein, with protein MATFDTQKTSWTLEDALHFGRRAGFGLKPEAAAQVVSSPVASTVDAWVDGAASETAFTGALPLANVVDYPGYGNEPDQWAPHPFNLRLEHPANLTEAQSYWAWRMQYSPNPFQEKLALFWHQHFATGAKKVDNIPLMLKQIQLFRDLGRGAFGDLLLAISQDPAMMIWLDTIQNKVEKPGDVPNENYAREILELYSLGIDNGYNQKDITELAKAMTGWDYLGRDFPVADNPYYFNDAEFIVYHGQANPYPDHPWLQGYTSLPNQRLSGTFTLFGVTMDLGAGSRFGADAIQLILTQRAQACATFLAQRLLRFFLSPELPASAVNDFRDVILANHFHIGKSLKALFKSAYFYDPAHRFALVEGPVAWTVRAARLLSPDLAAALLPHQQNPANLPRFAAWAGFVNWDTSGFFNMGQDLLNPKGPNGWKEHVAWLNSDTYRHRTRTAYALAVKEGRGEDHLHVERFLFDTDYREWFPTAPASALEAFNRLAALLQPAPIPAGLRDAWLGLMWTKPFAWDGSADTEAAVRRLAFLILCSPQAQQH; from the coding sequence ATGGCGACCTTCGACACCCAGAAAACCTCGTGGACCCTTGAGGATGCGCTGCATTTCGGGCGCCGAGCGGGGTTCGGCCTGAAGCCTGAAGCGGCAGCGCAGGTGGTTTCCAGCCCCGTGGCTTCGACGGTGGATGCCTGGGTGGATGGCGCCGCCAGCGAAACGGCCTTCACCGGGGCGTTGCCGCTGGCCAACGTGGTGGATTATCCAGGCTATGGCAACGAGCCGGACCAGTGGGCCCCGCACCCCTTCAACCTGCGCCTGGAACACCCCGCGAACCTCACGGAAGCCCAGAGCTATTGGGCCTGGCGCATGCAGTATTCGCCCAACCCCTTCCAGGAAAAGCTGGCGCTGTTCTGGCACCAGCACTTCGCCACCGGGGCCAAGAAGGTGGACAACATTCCGCTGATGCTGAAGCAGATCCAGCTATTCCGGGACCTCGGGCGGGGCGCGTTCGGCGATCTGCTGCTGGCCATCAGCCAGGATCCGGCCATGATGATCTGGCTCGATACGATCCAGAACAAAGTCGAAAAGCCCGGGGACGTGCCCAACGAAAATTACGCCCGGGAAATCCTGGAGCTGTATTCGCTGGGCATCGACAACGGGTACAACCAGAAGGACATCACCGAGCTTGCCAAGGCCATGACCGGCTGGGATTACCTCGGCCGGGACTTCCCGGTGGCGGACAACCCCTATTACTTCAACGACGCGGAATTCATCGTTTACCACGGGCAGGCCAATCCCTACCCGGATCATCCCTGGCTGCAGGGGTACACAAGCCTGCCCAACCAGCGCCTGAGCGGGACCTTCACGCTATTCGGCGTGACCATGGACCTTGGAGCCGGAAGCCGGTTCGGAGCTGACGCAATCCAGCTCATCCTGACGCAGCGCGCCCAGGCCTGCGCCACGTTCCTGGCCCAGCGCCTGCTGCGCTTCTTCCTGAGTCCGGAGCTACCCGCCAGCGCCGTCAATGATTTCCGGGATGTGATCCTGGCCAACCATTTCCACATCGGCAAGAGCCTGAAGGCGCTTTTCAAGTCCGCCTACTTCTACGACCCCGCGCACCGCTTCGCGCTGGTGGAAGGCCCCGTGGCCTGGACCGTGCGCGCGGCGCGCCTGCTCTCCCCGGACCTGGCTGCGGCGCTCCTGCCGCATCAGCAGAATCCCGCCAATCTGCCCCGTTTCGCGGCCTGGGCGGGTTTCGTGAACTGGGACACATCCGGGTTCTTCAACATGGGCCAGGATCTGCTGAACCCGAAGGGGCCCAACGGCTGGAAGGAGCACGTCGCCTGGCTCAACAGCGACACCTACCGGCACCGCACCCGCACGGCCTACGCCCTGGCTGTGAAGGAGGGCCGCGGCGAGGATCACCTGCACGTGGAACGGTTCCTGTTCGACACGGACTACCGCGAGTGGTTCCCCACCGCGCCCGCTTCCGCCCTCGAAGCCTTCAACCGCTTGGCGGCCCTCCTGCAGCCCGCGCCCATACCCGCGGGATTGAGGGACGCGTGGCTTGGCCTGATGTGGACCAAGCCCTTCGCCTGGGACGGCAGCGCCGACACCGAAGCAGCCGTGCGGCGCCTGGCCTTCCTCATCCTCTGCTCGCCCCAGGCCCAACAGCATTAG
- the lysC gene encoding lysine-sensitive aspartokinase 3, protein MKFGGSSVADAACMRQAAGLVRDALPGAPLVVLSAMGKTTNALFTAATDAERGDLPAALDRLKELIQNHRRAAENLFDEAVPEVLDQALTDAFGQIELLLRGVALLRELSPRSQDAIASFGEQLSTRIFEAFLRHQGVEAAWVDARTVMRTDGTFGEGQPDAAAIRGLARVHLAPLLGPGRAVVTQGYIGATEEGLTTTLGRGGSDYSAALFGAALRAAEVQIWTDVEGVLTCDPRIVPGALPIPELSFAEAAELAAFGAKVLHPATIQPAVEARIPVTVRHTQKPKGRFTTITGEVHTGRSVTALASRGPITVLTVSSSRMLAQSGFLARLFEVFGRLNISVDLVATAEISVSLTVESDAPLKALIKELSSFATIQVAEDRAIVAVVGERLKHTAGLGSRLFGALADINIEMISMGANEINLSIVIQREKVDETLRRLHAALIESKDDGRGAA, encoded by the coding sequence ATGAAATTCGGCGGCAGCAGTGTCGCCGATGCGGCCTGCATGCGGCAGGCCGCGGGCCTCGTCCGGGATGCCCTTCCCGGAGCCCCGCTGGTGGTGCTTTCCGCCATGGGCAAGACCACAAACGCGCTGTTCACCGCCGCCACGGATGCGGAGCGGGGCGATCTGCCCGCCGCGCTGGACCGATTGAAGGAACTCATCCAGAACCACCGCCGGGCCGCCGAAAACCTGTTCGACGAAGCGGTGCCCGAAGTTCTGGACCAGGCGCTCACCGATGCCTTCGGCCAGATCGAACTGCTGCTCCGCGGCGTGGCGCTCCTGCGCGAGCTGAGCCCCCGGAGCCAGGATGCCATCGCCTCCTTCGGAGAACAGCTCTCCACGCGAATTTTCGAAGCCTTCCTGCGGCACCAGGGTGTGGAGGCGGCTTGGGTCGACGCCCGAACGGTCATGAGGACCGACGGCACCTTCGGCGAGGGCCAGCCGGACGCCGCGGCCATCCGGGGACTGGCCAGGGTCCATCTGGCGCCGCTCCTCGGCCCGGGTCGGGCCGTGGTCACGCAGGGCTACATCGGAGCCACGGAGGAGGGCCTCACCACCACGCTGGGGCGCGGTGGCAGCGACTATTCCGCGGCCCTGTTCGGCGCGGCCCTGCGGGCCGCCGAGGTGCAGATCTGGACGGATGTGGAGGGCGTCCTCACCTGCGATCCGCGCATCGTGCCCGGTGCGCTCCCCATCCCGGAACTCAGTTTCGCGGAAGCCGCGGAACTGGCGGCCTTCGGAGCCAAGGTGCTCCATCCCGCCACCATCCAGCCGGCGGTGGAAGCCCGGATCCCCGTCACCGTGCGCCACACCCAGAAACCGAAGGGCCGCTTCACGACCATCACCGGCGAGGTCCACACGGGCCGCTCGGTCACAGCGCTGGCCAGCCGCGGTCCCATCACGGTGCTGACGGTGAGCAGTTCCCGGATGCTCGCCCAGAGCGGCTTCCTGGCGCGGCTCTTCGAGGTCTTCGGCCGCCTGAACATCAGCGTGGATCTGGTGGCCACGGCGGAAATCAGCGTGTCGCTGACTGTTGAATCGGACGCGCCGCTGAAGGCGCTCATCAAGGAGCTGTCCTCCTTCGCCACCATCCAGGTCGCCGAAGACCGGGCCATCGTGGCCGTGGTGGGCGAACGCTTGAAACACACGGCTGGACTGGGTTCCCGACTTTTCGGCGCCCTGGCGGACATCAATATCGAGATGATCTCGATGGGGGCCAACGAGATCAACCTGAGCATCGTCATCCAGCGCGAAAAGGTGGATGAAACCCTGCGCCGGCTCCACGCGGCGCTGATCGAATCCAAGGACGACGGGAGGGGGGCCGCATGA
- a CDS encoding M20/M25/M40 family metallo-hydrolase, with product MNKANPKKAPAASGPLWMQYWLLRLCELDSTSGREDALLPSLHQLLQEMGAEVYEQPVAQGRTNVLALWGRPRVLFSTHLDTVPPFIPPRKQVNAIYGRGTCDAKGQIMAQLEAIRQMLREGITGFAWLGVVGEETDSIGAAAALGLSDRVRDCRALINGEPTDLKLATGQRGVSHLRLVCKGKAAHSGSPELGLDANWMLIDWLQRVRELPRPQDPDLGPEVWNLGRLEGGQAINSVSDHAEAHVLVRTLPHSIFALQAGDLKPENGDIEVLLSEPADRYPALPGFDHAPMPFGSDVPRLRELIPDRTAVLAGPGSISLAHAENEHITLAALALGVDLNKRLAVHFLKD from the coding sequence ATGAACAAGGCCAACCCAAAGAAAGCCCCCGCCGCTTCTGGTCCCCTCTGGATGCAGTACTGGCTGTTGCGGCTTTGCGAGCTGGATTCCACGTCCGGGCGTGAAGACGCGCTGCTGCCCTCGCTCCACCAGCTGCTGCAGGAGATGGGCGCGGAAGTGTACGAGCAGCCCGTGGCGCAAGGGCGCACGAACGTCCTGGCGCTGTGGGGAAGGCCCCGCGTCCTGTTCTCCACGCACCTCGACACGGTGCCGCCGTTCATCCCGCCCCGGAAGCAGGTGAATGCCATCTATGGCCGCGGCACCTGCGACGCCAAGGGCCAGATCATGGCCCAACTCGAAGCCATCCGGCAGATGCTGAGGGAGGGCATCACGGGCTTCGCCTGGCTGGGCGTGGTGGGCGAGGAGACCGACAGCATCGGCGCCGCCGCGGCCCTGGGCCTCTCGGACCGGGTGCGGGATTGCCGGGCCCTCATCAACGGCGAGCCCACGGACCTGAAGCTCGCGACGGGCCAGCGCGGCGTGTCGCATCTTCGCCTGGTGTGCAAGGGGAAGGCCGCCCACAGCGGCTCGCCAGAGCTGGGGCTGGATGCCAACTGGATGCTCATCGACTGGCTCCAGCGCGTGCGGGAACTGCCCAGGCCCCAGGACCCGGATCTCGGGCCGGAAGTCTGGAACCTGGGCCGTCTCGAAGGCGGGCAGGCCATCAACTCCGTTTCCGACCATGCGGAGGCCCACGTGCTGGTGCGCACGCTGCCCCATTCCATCTTCGCCCTGCAGGCCGGCGACCTGAAGCCCGAGAACGGGGACATCGAGGTGCTGCTGTCGGAGCCGGCGGACCGCTATCCGGCGCTGCCAGGCTTCGACCATGCCCCCATGCCCTTCGGCAGCGATGTGCCCCGGCTCCGGGAGCTCATTCCCGACCGCACGGCGGTGCTCGCGGGCCCCGGATCGATTTCCCTGGCCCACGCGGAAAATGAGCACATCACACTGGCGGCTCTGGCTTTGGGCGTAGACCTGAACAAGCGGTTGGCTGTTCATTTCCTGAAGGACTGA
- a CDS encoding 2,3,4,5-tetrahydropyridine-2,6-dicarboxylate N-succinyltransferase translates to MNLDDLKSFYSQSADAIASDPRRPEAHEGLLAALESGSLRAAEPDGKGGWRVNAWVKQAILSGFRNSSMQDLSVPGFAFFDKGAYPARSFTLEDGVRIVPGGSTLRRGAFIAKGVVVMPPAYVNVGAYVDEGTLVDSHALVGSCAQVGKRVHVSAAAQVGGVLEPAGASPVIIEDDVFVGGLVGLFEGIHVRARAVLASGVIITGSTTIYDLIKGREWRKEVPEGAVVVQGSRPASGGFAKENGLQVSAPMIVKYRDARTDAATTLEDALR, encoded by the coding sequence ATGAATCTTGACGATCTGAAAAGCTTCTACAGCCAAAGCGCGGATGCCATCGCTTCGGATCCGCGCCGGCCTGAAGCCCACGAAGGCCTGCTGGCGGCGTTGGAATCCGGATCGCTGCGCGCCGCGGAGCCGGACGGGAAGGGTGGCTGGCGCGTCAACGCCTGGGTGAAGCAGGCCATCCTGTCCGGCTTCCGGAATTCTTCCATGCAGGATCTTTCGGTGCCGGGCTTCGCCTTCTTCGACAAGGGCGCCTACCCGGCCCGGAGCTTCACTCTGGAAGATGGTGTGCGCATCGTGCCCGGCGGCAGCACCCTGCGCCGCGGGGCCTTCATTGCGAAAGGCGTGGTGGTGATGCCCCCGGCCTACGTGAACGTGGGCGCCTATGTGGATGAAGGCACGCTGGTGGACAGCCACGCGCTCGTGGGCTCCTGCGCCCAGGTGGGCAAGCGCGTCCACGTGAGCGCCGCGGCTCAAGTAGGCGGCGTGCTGGAACCCGCCGGCGCCAGCCCTGTGATCATCGAGGATGATGTCTTCGTGGGCGGCCTGGTGGGCCTGTTCGAAGGCATCCATGTGCGGGCCCGCGCCGTACTGGCCAGCGGCGTCATCATCACCGGCTCCACTACTATTTACGATTTGATAAAGGGCAGGGAATGGCGCAAGGAAGTCCCCGAAGGCGCCGTGGTGGTGCAGGGTTCCAGGCCCGCCAGCGGCGGCTTTGCCAAGGAAAATGGCCTTCAGGTCTCAGCGCCCATGATCGTGAAATACCGTGACGCGCGAACCGATGCCGCTACGACCCTCGAAGACGCATTGCGATGA
- a CDS encoding alanine racemase codes for MSLFPFADDACSALAEAHGTPLFAYHGPTAGAQFKRLRAALPENVRLAYAVKANPHPELLQQFAALGASFDCASIGELRRVKELSLPPGRIFFAGPGKRREELELALKMKVRIQAEGWEDLARLDEISGTELAVNLRVHPSTGAEEGNRIIGGVGPSAFGVDEEQLPGILERAKALSHVRIRGLHVFAASNQRDVRKLLATHRMVLEMAARLHREHGLDLEQIDLGGGLGVAYSADQPELDVEALGRGLSQLQREHSWFKGELILEPGRFLAAPCGLYLARVVRIKESRGTRFAILEGGINHLLRPLLTGESFPVRAVGKSGPMARTTLAGPLCTSLDRVGEADLPADLAPGDLLAFGRTGAYGFSEGMTHFLSHPVPPEIWVA; via the coding sequence ATGAGCCTCTTCCCCTTCGCTGACGACGCCTGCTCTGCCCTCGCGGAAGCCCACGGGACGCCCCTCTTCGCCTACCACGGCCCCACCGCCGGGGCCCAGTTCAAGCGCCTTCGCGCAGCCTTGCCGGAAAACGTCCGCCTGGCCTACGCGGTGAAGGCCAACCCCCATCCGGAATTGCTGCAACAGTTCGCGGCCCTGGGCGCCAGCTTCGACTGCGCCTCGATCGGGGAATTGCGCCGCGTGAAGGAATTGTCCTTGCCACCTGGACGCATCTTTTTCGCAGGCCCTGGGAAACGCCGAGAAGAACTGGAGCTCGCGCTAAAGATGAAAGTGCGGATCCAGGCCGAAGGCTGGGAGGATCTGGCCCGCCTTGATGAAATAAGCGGAACAGAATTAGCCGTGAATCTGCGTGTCCACCCCTCGACCGGCGCCGAGGAGGGCAACCGCATCATCGGCGGCGTCGGGCCTTCGGCCTTTGGGGTCGATGAAGAACAACTGCCTGGCATTCTTGAACGAGCGAAAGCCTTGAGCCATGTCCGCATCCGCGGTCTCCACGTGTTCGCCGCCAGCAATCAGCGTGATGTGCGGAAACTGCTCGCCACGCACCGCATGGTGCTGGAGATGGCCGCCCGCTTGCATCGCGAACACGGACTGGATCTCGAACAGATCGATCTCGGCGGCGGCCTGGGCGTGGCCTACTCGGCCGATCAACCGGAGCTGGATGTGGAGGCGCTGGGCCGGGGCCTCAGCCAATTGCAGCGCGAACATTCCTGGTTCAAGGGCGAACTGATCCTGGAACCTGGCCGTTTCCTCGCAGCGCCCTGCGGCCTCTACCTGGCCCGCGTGGTCCGCATCAAGGAAAGCCGCGGCACGCGCTTCGCGATTCTCGAAGGCGGCATCAACCACCTGCTGCGGCCGCTCCTCACGGGCGAATCCTTTCCCGTGCGGGCGGTGGGGAAGTCGGGGCCAATGGCGCGTACCACGTTGGCGGGCCCGCTCTGCACCAGCCTGGATCGCGTGGGTGAAGCGGACCTGCCAGCGGACCTCGCTCCCGGCGATCTCCTGGCTTTCGGCCGCACCGGCGCCTACGGATTCAGCGAGGGCATGACCCACTTCCTGAGCCATCCAGTCCCACCGGAGATCTGGGTGGCGTGA
- a CDS encoding 4-hydroxy-tetrahydrodipicolinate synthase, which yields MSAIFKGLGVALATPFTPGGAVDLPAFKRLVKHVVHGGVDFLVVLGSTGEAATLNDSERDALIIACRDMANGKPVVVGAGSSSTAQAAGWCARAQNLGADGVLVVTPPYNKPTASGLVAHYQAAADAAPGLPIIVYNVPGRTGQNLVPSTLALLWENPQVVAVKESSGNLGQIVEEISSLPPGKTLLSGDDNLALPSIAAGAKGLISVLGNLLPRETKALVDAALAGDLEEAQAHQTRLLPLINALFAESNPIPLKAGLKLLGMGGDMLRLPLTPPEASTRQRLAEALCLAAEGTLPGISL from the coding sequence ATGAGCGCGATTTTCAAAGGACTCGGGGTGGCGCTGGCCACGCCCTTCACCCCCGGCGGCGCCGTGGACCTGCCGGCCTTCAAACGCCTGGTGAAGCATGTGGTCCATGGGGGCGTGGACTTCCTGGTGGTGCTGGGCTCCACCGGCGAGGCAGCCACCCTGAACGATTCGGAACGGGACGCGTTGATCATCGCCTGCCGCGACATGGCCAACGGAAAACCGGTGGTGGTGGGCGCGGGCAGCAGCTCCACGGCCCAGGCGGCGGGGTGGTGCGCCCGGGCCCAGAACCTTGGCGCCGACGGCGTCCTGGTGGTCACCCCGCCCTACAACAAGCCCACGGCCTCAGGCCTGGTCGCCCACTACCAGGCCGCAGCCGACGCCGCGCCGGGCCTGCCGATCATCGTCTACAACGTGCCCGGCCGCACAGGACAAAACCTGGTGCCTTCGACCCTGGCGCTGCTTTGGGAAAACCCGCAGGTGGTCGCAGTGAAAGAATCCAGCGGCAACCTCGGGCAGATTGTCGAAGAGATCAGCAGCCTTCCGCCAGGAAAGACACTGTTGTCGGGCGATGACAATCTGGCGCTGCCCAGCATCGCCGCGGGCGCCAAGGGCTTGATCTCCGTGCTCGGAAACCTGCTGCCCCGGGAGACCAAGGCCCTGGTCGATGCAGCGCTGGCCGGCGACCTGGAGGAGGCCCAAGCCCATCAGACCCGGCTGCTGCCGCTCATCAATGCGCTGTTCGCGGAGAGCAATCCCATCCCGTTGAAGGCGGGCCTCAAGCTCCTGGGCATGGGCGGGGACATGCTGCGCCTGCCCCTCACGCCGCCTGAAGCCTCCACACGCCAGCGCCTCGCCGAAGCGCTCTGCCTCGCGGCCGAGGGCACCCTTCCGGGAATATCGTTATGA
- a CDS encoding pyridoxal phosphate-dependent aminotransferase, translated as MLQPALRLAQLKPSPIRMLSEGAAPSVIPLGLGEPTWDMPAAGLKALRETSGPCPYGPNFGLPELRDAVAKFHGATRDEVLITCGSEGALFSLFLAFLNPGDEVLVPDPFFPAYTSLAHLAGAEAVFYPLDASDRFRLKADPVIAALRSNPNIKAVVVNSPSNPTGGATTPDELRRIAEACEARRVMLVSDEVYLDLHFGTRPPSLRDVSGYALVITSVSKAWGSPGLRVGWILGDPGWLGPARTVHGYAVTGATHPAQRAAQALVEDSQNIFIAAQHEIRVRWEALRAALNTHLGQDAAPPDGAFYHWMELPDAALADPWAFCIRLRDEGGVVLVPGSTFGEQGKRFARLSFAASPEQITEGVRRMAPFWKA; from the coding sequence ATGCTGCAGCCCGCCCTCCGCCTCGCCCAACTCAAGCCGTCGCCCATCCGCATGCTCAGCGAAGGCGCAGCGCCCTCGGTCATCCCCCTGGGCCTCGGGGAACCCACCTGGGATATGCCGGCTGCCGGATTGAAGGCCCTGAGGGAGACCTCCGGCCCCTGCCCCTACGGCCCCAATTTCGGCCTGCCGGAACTGCGCGACGCCGTGGCCAAGTTCCACGGCGCCACCCGGGATGAAGTGCTCATCACCTGCGGCAGCGAAGGCGCCCTCTTCTCCCTGTTCCTCGCCTTCCTCAATCCAGGCGACGAGGTCCTGGTGCCGGATCCGTTCTTCCCGGCCTACACCTCGCTGGCCCACCTGGCCGGGGCCGAAGCCGTGTTCTACCCGTTGGATGCCTCGGACCGGTTCCGCCTGAAAGCGGACCCCGTCATTGCGGCACTCCGCTCCAATCCAAACATCAAGGCGGTGGTGGTGAATTCGCCCTCGAACCCCACCGGCGGCGCCACCACGCCGGATGAACTGCGGCGCATCGCGGAGGCCTGCGAAGCCCGCCGTGTAATGCTCGTGAGCGACGAGGTGTACCTGGATCTCCACTTCGGGACGCGACCGCCGAGCTTGCGCGATGTCTCCGGCTATGCTCTGGTCATCACCTCCGTAAGCAAGGCCTGGGGCTCGCCGGGCCTCCGCGTGGGCTGGATCCTGGGCGACCCTGGCTGGCTTGGCCCCGCCCGCACCGTGCACGGATACGCCGTCACCGGCGCCACGCATCCGGCCCAGCGCGCAGCGCAGGCGCTGGTGGAGGATTCCCAGAACATATTCATCGCCGCCCAGCACGAGATCCGCGTGCGCTGGGAGGCGCTGCGGGCCGCCCTGAACACCCATTTAGGCCAGGACGCCGCGCCGCCGGATGGGGCGTTCTATCACTGGATGGAGCTACCCGACGCCGCCCTGGCCGATCCATGGGCCTTCTGCATCCGCCTGCGTGACGAGGGCGGTGTCGTGCTGGTGCCGGGTTCCACCTTCGGGGAGCAGGGAAAGCGCTTCGCACGCTTGAGTTTCGCCGCGTCTCCCGAGCAGATCACCGAGGGAGTCAGGCGCATGGCGCCCTTCTGGAAGGCCTGA